One segment of Halalkalicoccus tibetensis DNA contains the following:
- a CDS encoding maleate cis-trans isomerase, with amino-acid sequence MSEWRRLGVVVPSSNTAVEREFPRYAPEGVSVHTSRMPLESVTAEALDSMSDRVVECAELLSHADVHAVAYACTTGSLLHGPGFDEELEEELSAAIDGPAVATALSVDRALEELGAERVAVRTPYNEELNARECEYLEHAGYEVGSISGLGIEDNTEIGALTPEDAAEQVASVDPAVDAVFVSCTNYPTLSAVESVENELGVPVITSNGATLWDLCRTADVEPAGPGALFR; translated from the coding sequence ATGAGCGAGTGGCGTCGCCTCGGCGTCGTCGTTCCCTCCTCGAACACCGCCGTCGAGCGGGAGTTTCCGAGATACGCTCCGGAAGGCGTCTCGGTTCATACCAGCCGAATGCCGCTGGAGTCCGTGACCGCGGAGGCGCTCGATTCGATGAGCGACCGGGTCGTCGAGTGCGCCGAGTTGCTCTCGCACGCCGACGTACACGCGGTCGCCTACGCCTGCACGACCGGCAGCCTGCTGCACGGCCCCGGGTTCGACGAGGAGCTGGAGGAGGAGCTCTCGGCGGCGATCGACGGCCCGGCGGTCGCGACGGCGCTGTCGGTCGACCGCGCCCTGGAGGAGCTCGGGGCCGAGCGTGTCGCCGTCCGTACGCCCTACAACGAGGAGCTGAACGCCCGCGAGTGCGAGTATCTCGAACACGCGGGCTACGAGGTGGGCTCGATCTCGGGGCTCGGGATCGAGGACAACACGGAGATCGGGGCGCTGACACCCGAGGACGCCGCCGAGCAGGTCGCAAGCGTCGACCCCGCCGTCGACGCGGTCTTCGTCTCCTGTACGAACTACCCCACGCTATCGGCCGTCGAGTCCGTGGAGAACGAGCTGGGGGTACCAGTGATAACGAGTAACGGGGCGACGCTGTGGGACCTCTGTCGGACCGCGGACGTCGAGCCCGCGGGCCCCGGCGCGCTGTTTCGCTGA
- a CDS encoding UbiA family prenyltransferase, with translation MAFARHGEGARGDLSALLSQVHPVFMLPPVAASWFGSMLAGEFSLALGAVHMVAIFAAVYTAHVKDGYVDFYLRSEDDDHPLSEAGCKRALAGSTTLFFACLVGLWYLVDAWAALLTLPTWLIAYHHAPQLDTNPITATTGYPAGIALAILGGFYVQTGTLAPVAIAFALVFLVLLSGVKVIDDEQDHDYDSSIEKRTVAVVIGPERARTAAYGLMALALALVVGFVLLRVFPPETTLAVVAFGAVAAVSRRADSEIATMLLVRGAYVFLALLLAAVWFRPL, from the coding sequence ATGGCTTTCGCACGCCACGGGGAGGGGGCACGCGGGGATCTCTCGGCGCTTCTCTCGCAGGTCCATCCCGTGTTCATGCTGCCGCCGGTCGCCGCCTCGTGGTTCGGGAGCATGCTCGCCGGCGAGTTCTCGCTCGCGCTCGGTGCCGTCCACATGGTCGCGATCTTCGCCGCCGTCTACACCGCCCACGTCAAGGACGGCTACGTCGATTTCTATCTCAGGAGCGAGGACGACGACCACCCGCTCTCGGAGGCGGGCTGTAAGCGCGCGCTTGCGGGCTCGACGACCCTGTTCTTCGCCTGTCTCGTCGGCCTGTGGTATCTCGTCGACGCCTGGGCTGCGCTTCTCACGCTGCCGACGTGGCTGATCGCCTACCACCACGCCCCACAGCTCGACACCAACCCGATCACGGCGACGACGGGCTACCCGGCGGGGATCGCGCTGGCGATCCTCGGGGGATTTTACGTGCAGACGGGCACGCTGGCACCGGTCGCGATCGCCTTCGCGCTGGTCTTCCTCGTCCTCCTCTCGGGCGTGAAGGTCATCGACGACGAGCAGGACCACGACTACGACAGCTCGATCGAGAAGCGGACGGTGGCGGTGGTCATCGGCCCCGAGCGCGCCCGAACCGCGGCCTACGGGCTGATGGCGCTGGCGCTCGCGCTCGTCGTCGGCTTCGTCCTCCTGCGGGTGTTCCCCCCCGAGACGACCCTCGCGGTCGTCGCGTTCGGCGCGGTCGCCGCGGTCTCGCGGCGTGCGGACTCGGAGATCGCGACCATGCTCCTGGTCCGGGGGGCGTACGTCTTCCTCGCGCTGCTGCTCGCGGCGGTCTGGTTCCGGCCGCTGTAG
- a CDS encoding long-chain fatty acid--CoA ligase — MANLVSQVASVVEAGPDRTAIGYEGREITYGEFWAQVGRFAAALDERGIGADDRVAIYLPNLPQFLVAFHGTLRAGGVVVPMNPQYKAREIGHLLSDSGAKAVVALSDLVPFVDEVKEGTDVAEVVSVGDSAEGATPFEGFLAGDELDVVDRADDDDAVQPYTSGTTGQPKGVQLTHENLASNAEASASVVPGGIGADDKQLGVLPLFHIYGMTVTMNATLFDGGAFYPLPSWDAGEATSLIAEEELTLMHGVPAMYNDVINQPDAEEFDLSSLRLAGVGGSGIPIEVLRRFEELYDVTVCEGYGLTETAPVTHFNSPNDRRVGSIGRTLPGIESRIVTDGFEDVPPVERGPVDEGEVDLDEITGEVVIAGPNVMKGYYGLPEANEAAFTEESGRKWFHTGDVGYHDEDGFYYVVDREKHMIVTGGYNVYPREVEELLFEHEDVADAAVVGIPDERRGETVKAYVVPTPDAEVDPEGIKEYCLSNLAEYKHPREVEFVEELPRTTTGKVQKFKLREGEEEVEAE, encoded by the coding sequence ATGGCAAATCTTGTCAGCCAGGTGGCGTCGGTCGTCGAGGCGGGACCGGATCGGACGGCGATCGGGTACGAGGGCCGGGAGATCACCTACGGGGAGTTCTGGGCGCAGGTGGGCCGGTTCGCGGCCGCGCTCGACGAGCGGGGGATCGGTGCGGACGACCGGGTGGCGATCTACCTGCCGAACCTCCCGCAGTTCCTCGTCGCCTTCCACGGCACCCTCAGGGCCGGCGGCGTGGTCGTCCCGATGAACCCCCAGTACAAGGCCCGCGAGATCGGCCATCTGCTGTCGGACAGCGGGGCGAAGGCGGTCGTCGCGCTCTCGGATCTGGTCCCGTTCGTCGACGAGGTCAAAGAGGGGACCGACGTCGCGGAGGTCGTCAGCGTCGGCGATAGCGCGGAGGGTGCGACCCCCTTCGAGGGGTTCCTCGCCGGCGACGAGCTCGACGTCGTCGACCGGGCCGACGACGACGACGCGGTCCAGCCGTACACCTCGGGGACGACCGGCCAGCCCAAGGGGGTCCAGCTCACCCACGAGAACCTCGCGTCGAACGCCGAGGCGTCGGCCTCGGTCGTCCCCGGGGGGATCGGGGCCGACGACAAGCAGCTGGGTGTCCTGCCGCTGTTTCACATCTACGGGATGACGGTGACGATGAACGCGACGCTGTTCGACGGCGGGGCGTTCTACCCGCTTCCCTCCTGGGACGCGGGGGAGGCGACCTCGCTGATCGCCGAGGAGGAGCTCACCCTGATGCACGGCGTGCCCGCGATGTACAACGACGTGATCAACCAGCCCGACGCCGAGGAGTTCGACCTCTCCTCGCTGCGGCTCGCGGGGGTGGGCGGATCGGGTATCCCGATCGAGGTGCTGCGGCGCTTCGAGGAGCTCTACGACGTGACCGTCTGTGAGGGCTACGGGCTGACCGAGACCGCACCGGTCACCCACTTCAACAGCCCGAACGATCGGCGGGTCGGTTCGATCGGCCGGACCCTACCGGGGATCGAGTCACGGATCGTCACCGACGGCTTCGAGGACGTCCCGCCCGTCGAGCGCGGGCCCGTCGACGAGGGGGAGGTCGACCTCGACGAGATCACCGGCGAGGTGGTCATCGCGGGGCCGAACGTGATGAAGGGGTATTACGGCCTGCCCGAGGCCAACGAGGCGGCCTTCACCGAGGAGAGTGGTAGAAAGTGGTTCCACACCGGTGACGTGGGCTACCACGACGAGGACGGCTTCTACTACGTCGTCGACCGCGAGAAACACATGATCGTCACCGGGGGGTACAACGTCTACCCGCGCGAGGTCGAGGAGCTGCTGTTCGAACACGAGGACGTGGCCGACGCCGCCGTGGTCGGCATCCCCGACGAACGCCGGGGCGAGACCGTCAAGGCCTACGTCGTGCCGACGCCCGACGCCGAGGTGGATCCCGAGGGGATCAAGGAGTACTGTCTGTCGAACCTCGCGGAGTACAAACACCCCCGCGAGGTGGAGTTCGTCGAGGAGCTGCCCCGCACCACGACCGGCAAGGTCCAGAAGTTCAAGCTCCGCGAGGGGGAGGAGGAGGTCGAGGCCGAATGA
- a CDS encoding enoyl-CoA hydratase-related protein: MTDNDAVRLALDDGVATVTIDRPDRRNALSREVSDGLREALATVEEREGRCLVVEGAGGAFSAGGDIAAMREGIEGDAPIDQRVRELERTTSETLARLVTFSLPTVAKVDGPAVGAGANLALACDLQLASDRASMGFVFRNVGLSVDAGTSYLLPRVVGENVAKELVFTGEILDAERAGELGLFNHVFPEGEFDERADAIVERIAAGPTVALRHAKRLLGEGLGKSIDRAMTDEAVAQGVVFESADHEEGVEAFLEGRDPAFEGR; encoded by the coding sequence ATGACCGACAACGACGCCGTTCGACTGGCGCTCGACGACGGGGTGGCGACGGTCACGATCGACCGCCCCGACCGGAGGAACGCCCTCTCGCGCGAGGTGAGCGACGGGCTCCGCGAGGCGCTCGCGACGGTCGAGGAGCGCGAGGGACGCTGTCTCGTCGTCGAGGGAGCCGGCGGCGCCTTCTCGGCGGGCGGGGACATCGCCGCGATGCGCGAGGGGATCGAGGGCGACGCCCCGATCGACCAGCGGGTGCGCGAGCTCGAACGCACGACCAGCGAGACGCTCGCCCGGCTGGTCACGTTCTCGCTGCCGACCGTCGCGAAGGTCGACGGGCCCGCCGTGGGCGCGGGCGCGAACCTCGCGCTGGCCTGTGACCTCCAGCTCGCGAGCGACCGGGCGAGCATGGGCTTCGTCTTCCGGAACGTGGGCCTGAGCGTCGACGCCGGCACCTCCTATCTCCTCCCGCGGGTCGTCGGCGAGAACGTCGCAAAGGAGCTCGTCTTCACCGGCGAGATCCTCGACGCCGAGCGCGCGGGCGAACTCGGGCTGTTCAACCACGTCTTCCCCGAGGGCGAGTTCGACGAGCGCGCCGACGCGATCGTCGAGCGGATCGCCGCGGGCCCGACGGTGGCGCTTCGCCACGCCAAACGGCTGCTCGGCGAGGGCCTCGGGAAGTCGATCGACCGCGCGATGACCGACGAGGCGGTCGCCCAGGGGGTCGTCTTCGAGAGCGCCGACCACGAGGAGGGCGTCGAGGCGTTCCTCGAGGGCCGCGATCCCGCGTTCGAGGGCCGCTGA
- a CDS encoding MBL fold metallo-hydrolase, translating into MHAIALGNEEFEGRNNAYLLEGESLTLLDTGIATDRTREQLREGLAEYGHGFADVERVVLTHFHPDHAGLAGEIQRAGGATVHAHSADAPLIEQDEDALAELDARRRELFAGWGMPETEREELLSFLDAHTGSMGEPAEVTPIEDGDRIAAGEFELETIHTPGHAAGLCCFAFEGGNERREAFVGDAILPVYTPNVGGADVRVEAPLENYLDSLRELIDRGFDRAWPGHRDPIDAPAERARYIVDHHRERTERVLEVLREGPADAWTVSAELFGDLEGIHVMHGPGEAYAHLDHLERAGHVERREGEYVLAEEPDLETLILPA; encoded by the coding sequence ATGCACGCCATCGCGCTCGGCAACGAGGAGTTCGAGGGTCGCAACAACGCCTACCTCCTCGAGGGCGAGTCCCTCACCCTGCTGGACACGGGGATCGCGACCGATCGGACCCGCGAGCAGCTCCGCGAGGGGCTCGCCGAGTACGGCCACGGGTTCGCCGACGTCGAGCGGGTCGTCCTCACCCACTTCCATCCCGACCACGCGGGCCTCGCCGGCGAGATCCAGCGGGCGGGCGGCGCGACGGTCCACGCCCACTCGGCCGACGCGCCGCTGATCGAGCAGGACGAGGACGCGCTCGCCGAACTCGACGCGCGTCGCCGTGAGCTCTTCGCCGGGTGGGGGATGCCCGAGACGGAGCGCGAGGAGCTGCTCTCCTTTCTCGACGCCCACACGGGGAGCATGGGCGAGCCCGCCGAGGTGACCCCGATCGAGGACGGCGACCGGATCGCGGCCGGCGAGTTCGAGCTGGAGACGATCCACACACCGGGCCACGCCGCCGGGCTCTGCTGTTTCGCCTTCGAGGGCGGGAACGAGCGACGCGAGGCGTTCGTCGGCGACGCGATCTTACCCGTTTACACGCCGAACGTCGGCGGGGCGGACGTCCGGGTCGAGGCCCCCCTCGAGAACTACCTCGACTCGCTTCGCGAGCTGATCGACCGCGGCTTCGACCGGGCGTGGCCGGGCCACCGCGACCCGATCGACGCGCCCGCCGAGCGCGCCCGCTACATCGTCGACCACCACCGCGAGCGCACCGAGCGCGTCCTCGAGGTGCTTCGCGAGGGGCCCGCGGACGCCTGGACGGTCAGCGCCGAGCTGTTCGGCGACCTCGAGGGGATCCACGTCATGCACGGCCCCGGCGAGGCCTACGCACACCTCGACCACCTCGAGCGGGCGGGTCACGTCGAGCGCCGCGAGGGGGAGTACGTCCTCGCCGAGGAGCCCGACCTCGAGACGCTGATCCTGCCGGCCTGA
- a CDS encoding acyl-CoA dehydrogenase family protein: MAFRLSDEHRAIRDAVREFGEEEIAPAAREHDESGEYPRDLIEQAARYDLVAPNIPTEYGGPGMDALSSAIVTEELWRADPGIGSAIGSRGFGSKMILEFGDDRMKEEWLPRIAGGESACASAISEPAHGSNVAGIETRAERDGEEWVLNGNKTWITNGTVADVVVVMAKTDPDAGKRGISALLVPTDAEGFSAEKIDNKLGIRASDLGELRLDDVRVPAENVIGEENEGFYQLMEFFAGGRVNVAAQAVGAAAGALEAALEYAGEREQFGRTIDEFQAIEHKLAEMATDVEAARSLTYRAASEVETGDQRTAMKFASMAKLFASERSVEVADESIQVHGGAGYVTDHAAERYYRDARITKIYEGTSEIQKNIIADQLS; the protein is encoded by the coding sequence ATGGCATTCAGACTCTCGGACGAGCACCGAGCGATCCGGGACGCGGTGCGGGAGTTCGGGGAGGAGGAGATCGCTCCGGCGGCACGCGAGCACGACGAGAGCGGGGAGTACCCCCGCGACCTGATCGAGCAGGCCGCCCGCTACGACCTGGTCGCGCCGAACATCCCCACGGAGTACGGCGGGCCGGGGATGGACGCACTCTCGAGCGCGATCGTCACCGAGGAGCTCTGGAGAGCCGACCCGGGGATCGGGAGCGCGATCGGCTCCAGGGGCTTCGGCTCGAAGATGATCCTCGAGTTCGGCGACGACCGGATGAAGGAGGAGTGGCTCCCCCGGATCGCGGGCGGCGAGTCGGCGTGTGCGAGCGCCATCTCCGAGCCCGCCCACGGGTCGAACGTCGCGGGCATCGAGACGCGCGCGGAACGCGACGGCGAGGAGTGGGTGCTCAACGGCAACAAGACCTGGATCACGAACGGGACGGTCGCCGACGTGGTCGTCGTGATGGCCAAGACCGACCCCGACGCCGGGAAACGGGGGATCAGCGCCCTGCTGGTCCCGACCGACGCGGAGGGGTTCTCCGCGGAGAAGATCGACAACAAGCTCGGCATCCGGGCCTCGGACCTCGGGGAGCTGCGGCTCGACGACGTGCGCGTGCCCGCGGAGAACGTCATCGGCGAGGAGAACGAGGGGTTCTACCAGCTAATGGAGTTCTTCGCCGGCGGGCGGGTCAACGTCGCCGCCCAGGCGGTCGGCGCGGCGGCGGGCGCGCTCGAGGCGGCCCTGGAGTACGCGGGCGAGCGCGAGCAGTTCGGCCGGACGATCGACGAGTTCCAGGCGATCGAGCACAAGCTCGCGGAGATGGCGACCGACGTCGAGGCGGCCCGCTCGCTGACCTATCGGGCGGCGAGCGAGGTCGAGACGGGCGACCAGCGGACGGCGATGAAGTTCGCGAGCATGGCCAAGCTGTTCGCCAGCGAGCGCTCGGTCGAGGTGGCCGACGAGTCGATCCAGGTCCACGGCGGGGCGGGCTACGTCACCGACCACGCCGCCGAGCGCTACTACCGGGACGCCCGGATCACCAAGATCTACGAGGGGACGAGCGAGATCCAGAAGAACATCATCGCCGATCAGCTGTCATAA
- a CDS encoding winged helix-turn-helix domain-containing protein: MAESPPDWEFKDRDIVILRELSANPQISSRKLTEILDEEYGIDVSHVTVSESIRKMREEGVFRETIVPNEEYFIFGLFEFKFNPENFEEGWRDAMEYIRDDQHTLFYFLSDGEYQWKSVMMFPDRQSESHWIHEFYKEHGAVIENIRNSVIHNVLKFRTDPELLNDLSKHDE; encoded by the coding sequence ATGGCCGAAAGCCCCCCCGACTGGGAGTTCAAGGACCGCGACATCGTCATCCTGCGCGAGCTGTCGGCGAACCCACAGATCTCCTCGCGAAAGCTCACCGAGATCCTCGACGAGGAGTACGGGATCGACGTCTCCCACGTCACCGTCAGCGAGTCGATCCGCAAGATGCGCGAGGAGGGCGTCTTCCGCGAGACGATCGTCCCCAACGAGGAGTACTTCATCTTCGGGCTCTTCGAGTTCAAGTTCAACCCCGAGAACTTCGAGGAGGGCTGGCGCGACGCGATGGAGTACATCCGCGACGACCAGCACACCCTCTTTTACTTCCTTTCCGATGGTGAGTACCAGTGGAAGTCGGTGATGATGTTCCCCGACCGCCAGTCGGAGTCGCACTGGATCCACGAGTTCTACAAGGAACACGGCGCGGTGATCGAGAACATCCGCAACTCGGTGATCCACAACGTGCTCAAGTTCCGCACCGATCCCGAGCTGCTGAACGATCTCTCGAAACACGACGAGTGA
- a CDS encoding MaoC/PaaZ C-terminal domain-containing protein produces MTRFEEIEVGATLETAGRTVTGADVANFAGVSGDFNDLHTDAERMAESGFGGRIAHGALVFSISTGLLWQARRRPSHVVAFYGIDCLRFVAPVFLGDTVSATSEVVGKEPREYPTANGVVRREVTVSNQAGETVLSYEMLTLVE; encoded by the coding sequence ATGACCCGCTTCGAGGAGATCGAGGTCGGCGCGACCCTCGAGACGGCCGGGCGGACGGTCACCGGGGCCGACGTGGCGAACTTCGCGGGGGTGAGCGGCGACTTCAACGACCTCCATACGGACGCCGAACGGATGGCCGAATCGGGCTTCGGCGGGCGTATCGCCCACGGCGCGCTCGTCTTCTCGATCTCCACCGGCCTCCTCTGGCAGGCCCGCAGACGGCCCTCCCACGTGGTCGCGTTCTACGGGATCGACTGCCTGCGGTTCGTCGCGCCGGTGTTCCTGGGCGATACCGTCTCGGCGACGAGCGAGGTCGTGGGGAAGGAGCCCCGCGAGTACCCGACGGCAAACGGGGTCGTCCGCCGCGAGGTCACCGTCTCGAACCAAGCGGGGGAGACGGTGCTGTCGTATGAGATGCTGACCCTCGTCGAGTGA
- a CDS encoding 3-hydroxyacyl-CoA dehydrogenase/enoyl-CoA hydratase family protein translates to MTIEDIDRVAVLGAGNMGHGITEVVALAGYDVTMRDVKVQFVEDGYGSIEWSLEKLAEKGRIEEEPETVLGRIDIEVDLEAAVAEADLVVEAAPERMELKREIFSDLDEYTPEGAILASNTSSLSITEIAEATDRPGQVVGTHFFNPPVKMDLVEVIYGAETTDETAETAHEFVESIGKTPIYVRKDVNGFVVNSVLGPFGDEAGWMVSEGLYDVREVDAAMVFRRNYPMGPFELGDLTGIDIGYHVRKEAGKEVPPITEEKVEAEELGRKTGKGYYDYEDREASETPQADGEAVDGDGPDYERGQGEDVDTLRIEARMINEAAKLIGNDVAIAEAIDTGLRLGAGFPEGPCRRADKLGLDEVLEKLETLHEEYGAERYEPSEHLRELVESGRTGEDAGAGFFEYGSDAERDYTTLNHTLEDGLLAIELDRPERLNALNEDLMDEVVHLLNAADLEEVRAVTLEGAGDRAFCAGADVSGFAGTEPHEKGVTEVFTTVAEFPRPTLAKVDGYCLGGGLELALACDLRVATENSAFGFPEIDLGLIPGGGGTQRAMRMLTDARAKELVFRGEHIDAERAEDWGLINRAVPRSEFEEVADEFVSDLTNGPPIALRKAKRVMDEGRDGDLDAGLELEAQAFGLLLGTEDVAEGTAAFSEDREPEFRGE, encoded by the coding sequence ATGACGATCGAAGACATCGATCGCGTCGCGGTGCTCGGCGCGGGCAACATGGGCCACGGGATCACGGAGGTCGTCGCGCTCGCGGGCTACGACGTGACGATGCGCGACGTCAAGGTGCAGTTCGTCGAGGACGGCTACGGCTCGATCGAGTGGAGCCTCGAGAAGCTCGCCGAGAAGGGCCGCATCGAGGAGGAGCCCGAAACGGTGCTCGGGCGGATCGACATCGAGGTCGACCTCGAAGCCGCCGTCGCCGAGGCCGACCTCGTCGTCGAGGCCGCCCCCGAGCGCATGGAGCTCAAGCGGGAGATCTTCTCCGACCTCGACGAGTACACCCCCGAGGGGGCGATCCTCGCCTCGAACACCTCCTCGCTGTCGATCACCGAGATCGCCGAGGCGACCGACCGCCCCGGGCAGGTCGTCGGAACGCATTTCTTCAACCCGCCGGTGAAGATGGACCTCGTCGAGGTCATCTATGGGGCGGAGACGACCGACGAGACGGCCGAGACGGCCCACGAGTTCGTCGAGTCGATCGGCAAGACCCCGATCTACGTCCGGAAGGACGTCAACGGCTTCGTCGTCAACAGCGTCCTCGGTCCCTTCGGCGACGAGGCCGGCTGGATGGTCAGCGAGGGGCTCTACGACGTCCGCGAGGTCGACGCCGCGATGGTCTTTCGGAGGAACTACCCGATGGGGCCGTTCGAGCTGGGCGACCTCACCGGGATCGACATCGGCTATCACGTCCGCAAGGAGGCCGGCAAGGAGGTCCCGCCGATCACCGAGGAGAAGGTCGAGGCCGAGGAGCTCGGCCGGAAGACGGGGAAGGGCTACTACGACTACGAGGACAGAGAGGCGTCGGAGACGCCTCAGGCAGACGGCGAAGCCGTCGACGGCGACGGCCCCGACTACGAGCGCGGCCAGGGCGAGGACGTCGACACGCTGCGCATCGAGGCCCGGATGATCAACGAAGCCGCGAAGCTCATCGGGAACGACGTCGCGATCGCCGAGGCGATCGATACTGGACTGCGGCTCGGCGCGGGCTTTCCCGAAGGCCCCTGCCGGCGGGCCGACAAGCTCGGGCTCGATGAAGTGCTAGAAAAGCTCGAGACGCTCCACGAGGAGTACGGCGCCGAGCGTTACGAGCCCAGCGAGCACCTCCGGGAGCTCGTCGAGTCGGGCCGGACCGGCGAGGACGCGGGTGCCGGCTTCTTCGAGTACGGATCGGACGCCGAGCGCGACTACACGACCCTGAACCACACCCTCGAGGACGGCCTGCTCGCGATCGAGCTCGACCGGCCCGAACGACTGAACGCACTGAACGAGGACCTGATGGACGAAGTCGTCCACCTGCTGAACGCGGCCGACCTCGAGGAGGTCCGGGCGGTCACCCTCGAGGGTGCGGGCGACCGGGCGTTCTGTGCCGGCGCGGACGTCTCGGGCTTCGCGGGGACCGAGCCCCACGAGAAGGGGGTGACGGAGGTCTTCACGACCGTCGCGGAGTTCCCGCGGCCGACGCTGGCGAAGGTCGACGGCTACTGTCTGGGCGGCGGGCTCGAACTGGCGCTGGCCTGCGACCTGCGGGTCGCCACCGAAAACTCGGCCTTCGGTTTCCCCGAGATCGACCTCGGATTGATCCCGGGCGGCGGGGGCACCCAGCGCGCCATGCGGATGCTCACCGACGCCCGCGCGAAGGAGCTGGTCTTCCGTGGGGAGCATATCGACGCAGAGCGCGCCGAGGACTGGGGACTGATCAACCGTGCGGTCCCGAGAAGCGAGTTCGAGGAGGTCGCCGACGAGTTCGTCTCGGACCTCACGAACGGCCCGCCGATCGCGCTGCGGAAGGCAAAGCGGGTGATGGACGAGGGCCGCGACGGGGACCTCGACGCGGGCCTCGAGCTCGAGGCCCAGGCGTTCGGGCTCCTCCTGGGGACGGAGGACGTCGCCGAGGGGACCGCGGCGTTCTCCGAGGACCGCGAGCCGGAGTTCCGGGGGGAGTGA
- a CDS encoding SDR family NAD(P)-dependent oxidoreductase, producing MAGTTRGPRFEDRTALVTGAGAGIGRATARRLAGEGAHVVITDVDSEGGEGTVDLIEDGGSSAEFRELDVTDPDGFERVVESVAADRGLDVLVNNAGIGHEAASVEETELSTLERVIDVNCKGVWYGCRAALPVMKARESGAIVNVASLGGMIALPKQAAYTLTKGAVLNFTRTVAAEAGPYGVRANAVCPGFIETALGEGFFEGHDDPERAKERMVAQYPLKRLGKPGEVADAIAYLASDEASYVTGHGLVLDGGYSIS from the coding sequence ATGGCAGGGACGACACGCGGGCCGCGGTTCGAGGACCGAACGGCGCTGGTGACCGGGGCGGGCGCCGGTATCGGGCGTGCGACCGCCCGGCGCCTCGCGGGGGAGGGGGCGCACGTGGTCATCACGGACGTCGACAGCGAGGGCGGCGAGGGGACGGTCGACCTGATCGAGGACGGGGGTTCGAGCGCGGAGTTCCGCGAGCTGGACGTGACCGATCCCGATGGGTTCGAGAGGGTAGTCGAGAGCGTCGCGGCCGACCGCGGGCTCGACGTGCTGGTGAACAACGCCGGGATCGGCCACGAGGCGGCGTCGGTCGAGGAGACCGAGCTCTCGACGCTCGAGCGGGTGATCGACGTCAACTGCAAGGGGGTCTGGTACGGCTGTCGGGCGGCGCTACCGGTGATGAAAGCCCGGGAATCCGGCGCGATCGTCAACGTCGCCTCGCTGGGCGGGATGATCGCCCTGCCGAAGCAGGCGGCCTACACCCTCACGAAGGGCGCGGTGCTGAACTTCACCCGGACCGTGGCCGCCGAGGCGGGCCCCTACGGCGTGCGCGCGAACGCGGTCTGCCCGGGGTTCATCGAGACGGCGCTGGGCGAGGGATTCTTCGAGGGCCACGACGACCCCGAGAGGGCGAAGGAGCGGATGGTCGCCCAGTACCCGCTGAAACGGCTCGGGAAACCGGGAGAAGTCGCCGACGCGATCGCCTACCTCGCGAGCGACGAGGCGAGCTACGTCACCGGACACGGCCTCGTGCTCGACGGCGGCTACTCGATCAGCTGA
- a CDS encoding SDR family oxidoreductase — protein sequence MSGRFGIEGTAIVTGASSGIGRAIAERFAEAGASVVVCSREQGNVDPVAEGIRDAGGEALAVECDVTDREAVEALIESCVEEFGTVDCLVNNAGASFMAGFDDISENGWRTIVDINLTGTYNCTQAAGEQLKEGGGTVINLASVAGQRGSPYMSHYGAAKAGIINLTTTLSAEWADDDVRVNCIAPGFVATPGVESQMGVSAENIDREEVDRRIGLSEEIADIAQFLASPASSYIVGETITAGGIPRVEDGEV from the coding sequence ATGAGCGGGCGGTTCGGCATCGAGGGCACCGCGATCGTCACGGGGGCGTCGAGCGGGATCGGGCGCGCGATCGCCGAACGGTTCGCCGAGGCCGGGGCGAGCGTGGTCGTCTGCTCGCGCGAGCAGGGGAACGTCGACCCGGTCGCCGAGGGGATCCGGGACGCGGGCGGCGAGGCACTGGCGGTCGAGTGCGACGTCACCGACCGGGAGGCCGTCGAGGCGCTGATCGAGTCATGCGTCGAGGAGTTTGGGACGGTCGACTGTCTCGTCAACAACGCGGGCGCGAGCTTCATGGCGGGCTTCGACGACATCAGCGAGAACGGCTGGCGGACCATCGTCGACATCAACCTCACCGGGACCTACAACTGCACGCAGGCGGCCGGCGAGCAGCTCAAGGAGGGCGGCGGGACGGTGATCAATCTGGCGAGCGTCGCGGGCCAGCGCGGCTCGCCGTACATGAGCCACTACGGCGCGGCCAAGGCGGGGATCATCAACCTCACGACGACGCTGTCGGCCGAGTGGGCCGACGACGACGTCAGAGTCAACTGCATCGCGCCGGGGTTCGTCGCGACGCCCGGCGTCGAGTCCCAGATGGGAGTCAGCGCGGAGAACATCGATCGGGAGGAAGTCGACCGGCGGATCGGGCTCTCCGAGGAGATCGCCGATATCGCGCAGTTCCTCGCGAGCCCCGCCTCCTCCTACATCGTCGGCGAGACGATCACCGCCGGCGGGATCCCGCGCGTTGAAGACGGCGAAGTTTGA